A region of the Candidatus Wallbacteria bacterium genome:
GCATTGATCTTGCCTTCCGTTATCTATTTATCATCAAAAGAGTGTCAACTATTTGCGGGCAGGATCAGATCCAACTTACCAGTCTTTGGCTGCTTCCAGCATCACATCAGCTGCAGGACGCCAGGATCCGTCGCTTTTGCGCAGGGAAAGATGATCCGGATTCTTGAGGTCACCGTGATGCCACATCAGCGCGCCGAGGTAGCCCAGTGATTTAGTGCCTGCCAGGAATTTCCTGGTCACGTCCAGCTGAAGTTTATCGTCAGACGACTCTGTAGCCTGCCCGTATTCGCCCAGAAGGATCGGTAGCGCATTGACAGATCCTGCAGGCGGGATGTCCGGATTGTCGTCATACATGTGCGCTTCCAGAAAATCCAGGCCCAGAGAATCGAACTTGCCGGACTTGATGTTTCCCAGTCCATGCCAGCCTGATGAGCAGGCAACCTGGAGACCCGGTGCCGCTTCTTTGCAGGCTGCGGCGCTGTCCTTGATAAATGCCCTCACCTCATCCCAGCTCAAACCGGAATCCGTGTAATTGGCGTCTCCACCCTTGACCATTGCTTCAGGCTCATTGATCAGGTCTATGGATACGACTTTGGAGGAGCCGGCCAGCATTTGTACAAAAGGTTTGAGTACTTTTTCAATATAGGTGTCTTTTCCTTCCACAAACAGCTTGACTGCCCGTTCACTTTTGCCTGACTTGGGGCTGTATGCATTTGAATCCAGCAGTGAAACATGCAGTTTGACTCCTTCAGGCACCGACTCTGCCAGAAATTTTTTCCAGTTGTCCAGGAATTGGTTGTCAAGTCCTTCCAGTTTCCCGTCGCTTCCGAACTTCCAGCCTTCTTCCTCTTCATAGGCCCAGACACGCAGCAGCTTTGCTCCATGCTTGCTTAATCCCTCCAGCGTTTCCTTATACTTGGCTGCGTCAAAGGTCGTGCCCCAGTATGGATGATCGGGATTTGCGCCGAAATCATGATTATATGCCCCTTCAAACCAGGCCACATTGCATCCGATCTGGAAATCGCCCCTGAAACCGGCAGCAGGTTCAGCGCCATTAGAAACAACCATTCCTGCCAGAAGCAACACTGCGATCAATACTGTCTTCATACGCTCCTCCTTATACTCTTATTTTACAGAACTTTTCCAGTCTCTTTTACAGAATCCTCTGCCTTCATCTCCAGCCGGCTGTGTTTCACCGGCTTCCGCAATTTCCGCGCTCAGACTGGGCATTTCCATGATTCCGGAATTTTTACAGACATCCACGTAAGCGACTCCGCCTTCATTGAACATCACTTTCAGTGCCAGTGATGTATAGATTTTGTCCATATTTCCTCCTCGTCTTCAGGCGCTTGTTTCTTTATAAGGCAATTCTTCCCCGGAAAGAATAATCTTTCAAGGAACAACATGTTTCAATTTAATGAGGCATTGTTTCAATGCTGTCAGGCAGGGCCGAAAAATCAGGAATTGAGTGACTGATTTTTTCGCTGAAGCGCGCTCGACTGGATTTTACCAGCTGCTTTTTAGATAGTATAATGATATGAACAATTGTCAGATTCTATGGACCTGGTTTCAGGCGGAGGATGCAAGTTGAAGTGTCATACAAATGAATCCCATACTGCAATGGCATGTGCCTGAATGAGGCAGGAATAACAGTGAGCAGACTTCTGATTCTGCTGTCATTTGTCTTTTTAGCTGCAGGGTGCGGAAAACCTGAGGTTAAACCTCCACAGGCAGAGATAACTTCCGCTCCTTCCCCCTGCTATGGAGATTCTCTGGTGAATTCCTCTTCTGCGGACATCATCACTCTCAACCCGCTGACTGCTACAGACGGAGTCTCATCCTTCATCTATGACATGATCTTCAACGGCCTGCTGCGCTATGACGAGAATTACAGCCTGGTGCCGGATCTTGCAGAGACCTGGGAAGTTTCCGCGGATGGCCTGGCTTTTACCTTCAAACTGAAAAAGAATGTTCTCTGGCATGATGGAGTGCCGTTCACTGCAGCGGATGTCAAGTTCACTTTTGAGAAGATGCTGGATCCTGCCACAGGATACCCTTACAGGGAAAATTACACTTTTTTCAGCACACTGGAGATTCCTGACGATTGTACTGTCAGATTCAGGCTGAAGGAAATCTTCGCCCCTGCCCTGGAAAACTGCGGATTCTATATCATTCCCAAGCACATCTATCAGCAGGAAGACATCAAAACTTCCAAATACAACCTCATTCCGATCGGCACAGGTGCATTCAAATTCTCCAAGTGGCTGCCTGCGGAGCAGATCGTGCTAGATGCTAACGATAAATTTTACGAGGGCCGTCCCTACTTCAACAGGTACATCTGCAGGATCATTCCGGACAGCACAACTGCCTTTCTCGCCTTCAGGAACGGCGAGATAGACTGCACTTCTCTGACCAAGGATCAATATGTCAAGCAGGTGGACGATGCCTTCAGGGTGAAATACAACCTTTACAGCACTTCCAAATCATACGCCTACATGCCATACAATCTACAGAAACCCATGCTGTCCGAGGTTTCAGTGCGGAAAGCCCTCGGCATGGCCATTGACAGGGAAAGTCTGATCAGGGACGTTTATCATGGTCACGGAAAATTGATCAGCGGCCCTTTCGCCCCTGGATCATGGCCTGATAATCCTGATGTGAAACCCCTCCCGTATGATCCGGCCGGTGCGGCAGAACTTCTGAAATCCGCCGGATTCGCGGACTCCAACAATGACGGATATCTGGATCGGGACGGGCAGAAACTTTCGATCAGGATCACCAACTTCGGGCAGGATGTGGGTTCGATGATAGTTCCCAACCTGATCCTGGACTTCTGGAAAAAAATCGGAGTCGCTGCCGAAATCGACTGCATGGACTGGAACTCCCTGATTGAAAACGTTTTTTCCGGAAAATTCGACGTCGTCATCATAGGGGGCACTTACGGAGGAGGGGATCCAAACAGCGAGTACACTTCGTTCCATTCCACCCAGTTTCCAGATCCTTCAGGCAACAGGCCGGGATATAATTTA
Encoded here:
- a CDS encoding peptide-binding protein; this encodes MSRLLILLSFVFLAAGCGKPEVKPPQAEITSAPSPCYGDSLVNSSSADIITLNPLTATDGVSSFIYDMIFNGLLRYDENYSLVPDLAETWEVSADGLAFTFKLKKNVLWHDGVPFTAADVKFTFEKMLDPATGYPYRENYTFFSTLEIPDDCTVRFRLKEIFAPALENCGFYIIPKHIYQQEDIKTSKYNLIPIGTGAFKFSKWLPAEQIVLDANDKFYEGRPYFNRYICRIIPDSTTAFLAFRNGEIDCTSLTKDQYVKQVDDAFRVKYNLYSTSKSYAYMPYNLQKPMLSEVSVRKALGMAIDRESLIRDVYHGHGKLISGPFAPGSWPDNPDVKPLPYDPAGAAELLKSAGFADSNNDGYLDRDGQKLSIRITNFGQDVGSMIVPNLILDFWKKIGVAAEIDCMDWNSLIENVFSGKFDVVIIGGTYGGGDPNSEYTSFHSTQFPDPSGNRPGYNLSRFQNSEMDSLLEQGRRTFGKDERRRIYNRIHEIIAEQQPCTYLYIIEKIFAVDKRIYGISVSPAGVLNPFQCWYAPEGLQKYH